The DNA segment TTATATCAATTGCTATAAGCATCATCAACCAAAAAAGTTTATGGTCAGACTCAGAAGATTCATCAATTAATAATATAGAAGGAGGTTTCATTTTCTCTAAAAAATCTAACTCTTTTGGGATAAAAGGAGGAGGAAGCTCTGTTCCAATTGGCATTGGTTTTGGATTAAAATATACGTATAGCTTATTATCTAATCTAAAAAGCTCAATAGGTTCATCCTTTTCAAACTCTATTTTTATAGGATTTAATGATTTAATCTCTTCAATTTTTTTATCTGATAATTTCATACTAAATGTAGATATTTTATCATTTATACTATTCTTATCTATGCCTTTCCTTAAATCGATTTCAACAATTTTGAAAACTGAAAAATAACGCTTAAATTTTAATGCTTTAAAACTATTATTATCAAGATTAAATTGTACATAAATTAAAAAATTTATTAGAACAAAAACAGAAAAGAAAAAGAGGGTTATTTGAAAAATTATTGAATTTTTCTTACTCATTAACCAATTTATAACCTACTCCTCTAATAGAAAGTATATATTTAGGTTTTTTAGAGTTCTCTTCAATTTTATTTCTTACTCTACCTATAAGAACATCAATGCTTTTATAACTGCTCTCATATTTTATTGATTCAACATTTGAGAGCAGCTCTTCTCTTGAAACAACAAAACCTGCTCTTTTAATCATATATGCAAGTATATGATACTCAGCATTAGTTAGGTTTAAAAGCTCATCTTCTTTTCTAATTTCCATTCTACTTTCATCATGAATAAAAACTTGTCTCTTTTGTACCTCTTCTTTTTTTGTAATATTCAAATTACATCTACGAAGAATTGATTTAATTCTAAAAATAAGTTCTTGAGTATCATATGGTTTTGGTAGGAAATCATCAGCACCATAACTAAAACATGCAATTTTATCGCCAATATTTGATCTTGCACTAGAAATAATAATTGGAATATCATTATGAGCTCGTATCATTTTACACACTTCAATGCCGTCTATTTCAGGTAAAGATAAATCTAAAATAACTAAATCATATTTTTTAACTCGCAGGGCAGAAATACCCAATTCAGGGGATTCGTAATTTGTAACTTTTATATTATATTGATCTAAATAATCCACTAGAATTTCTGCTAATTCTAGGTCGTCTTCAATCATTAAAATCTCTATCACATCTATCCTTTACAATAAAGAATAATTTTAATAAACAAAGTTTAATAAAAAGTAACAAAATACAATTTATACTAAAATTTCTCTATTTCCTTTTGCATTTGCTTCTGAGATAACCCCTGTTTGTTCCAACTGCTCAACAATTGTAGCAGCTCTATTATAACCAATTCTTAGCTTTCTTTGAATATAAGAGATTGAAGTTTTTCTATCAATTAATACTACCTCTTTTGCTTCTTCATAGAGTTCATCTAACTCCCCTAGCTCTAAACTATTTGAACCAGAAGATAAAGAACTTTCAGCTCTATCTTTAACAAAATTCATATCATATTCGACCTCTTTTTGATCTTTTAAGAAATCTACAACATTCTCTATCTCTGTCTCCATAGACCAAGGCGCATGAAGTCTAACTAATCCAGAAGTTCCTGGAGGTGTAAATAACATATCTCCTCGTCCTAATAAAGACTCAGCACCAAGTGAATCTAGAATAATTTTAGAATCAACTTTTTGCCCTACTTTATATGATAATCTACTTGGAAGATTTGCTTTAATAAGACCTGTCACAACATCAACAGATGGTCTTTGTGTTGCAACAATTAAGTGGATTCCTGAAGCCCTTGCCATTTGTGCAAGTCTCGCAATAGAAAGCTCTACATCTTTTCCACTTGTCATCATTAAATCTGCCAATTCATCAATTACAACTACAATATATGGAATTGGATTAAACCCATCCCTTTGTGCTTTTTCATTATAACTCTCAATATTTTTAGTTTTTGTTTTTGACATTAGAGTATAACGTCTCTCCATCTCTGAAACCATATTTGCCAAAGCATTAATAGCATCTGTAGGTTTTGTAATAACAGGAGTTAAAAGATGCGGAATATCATTGTACATTGAAAACTCTAGCATCTTTGGATCTATCATAACCAGCTTTAAATTATCTGGTGAATTTTTATATAAAAGAGATAAAATCATCGCATTTATACCAACAGATTTACCTGATCCAGTCGTTCCAGCAATTAGCAAGTGAGGAAGCTTTTTAAGGTCTGTTACAAAAGGTTTTCCAACAATATCTTTACCTAGAATCATGGTTAAAGGTGATTTTGCATTTTGGAAAATTTCACTCTCTAAAAGTTCTCTTATAAAAATAGTTTGCATATCATCATTAGGAACTTCAATACCAACAACATCTTTTCCTGGAATTGGAGCTTGTATTCTTATAGTTTGAGCTTTTAGAGCCATTGCTAGGTCATCTTGTAGGTTTAATATCTTAGAAACTTTTACATTTGGTGCAGGCTTAAACTCAAAAGTTGTTACAACAGGACCTGT comes from the Halarcobacter ebronensis genome and includes:
- a CDS encoding DNA translocase FtsK, whose product is MVKKILSSIFLFIIVYFEYATFVNDKVSVGKVGSIFATFSHTYFGFLSYFCLLFFLYPLYLISIKKEFDVNEFLLKSSSIILLLVSLLVFQSLVVEKGIYSGEIGNLIVSSIFPFIGLAGVWIFVIVGLIISSLILFEDSNIKFNPRKMIPNFKRVDTSIKPKRIENKRKDKRERRTAPVKEERVLVKNEGDIAEIVIEEIDESSLADIEVDDLNIISLNQLDDENIVDTRSKNIVSLDDNDIEDVIDVEQPHALIVDELEENKKLLDEIELGKTEKPKDFELPSTKFFQAPPKENKSKISEAQIDKKIEDLLEKLLMFKIEGDVVRTYTGPVVTTFEFKPAPNVKVSKILNLQDDLAMALKAQTIRIQAPIPGKDVVGIEVPNDDMQTIFIRELLESEIFQNAKSPLTMILGKDIVGKPFVTDLKKLPHLLIAGTTGSGKSVGINAMILSLLYKNSPDNLKLVMIDPKMLEFSMYNDIPHLLTPVITKPTDAINALANMVSEMERRYTLMSKTKTKNIESYNEKAQRDGFNPIPYIVVVIDELADLMMTSGKDVELSIARLAQMARASGIHLIVATQRPSVDVVTGLIKANLPSRLSYKVGQKVDSKIILDSLGAESLLGRGDMLFTPPGTSGLVRLHAPWSMETEIENVVDFLKDQKEVEYDMNFVKDRAESSLSSGSNSLELGELDELYEEAKEVVLIDRKTSISYIQRKLRIGYNRAATIVEQLEQTGVISEANAKGNREILV
- a CDS encoding response regulator transcription factor, whose amino-acid sequence is MIEILMIEDDLELAEILVDYLDQYNIKVTNYESPELGISALRVKKYDLVILDLSLPEIDGIEVCKMIRAHNDIPIIISSARSNIGDKIACFSYGADDFLPKPYDTQELIFRIKSILRRCNLNITKKEEVQKRQVFIHDESRMEIRKEDELLNLTNAEYHILAYMIKRAGFVVSREELLSNVESIKYESSYKSIDVLIGRVRNKIEENSKKPKYILSIRGVGYKLVNE